The Mercurialis annua linkage group LG8, ddMerAnnu1.2, whole genome shotgun sequence genome window below encodes:
- the LOC126659795 gene encoding uncharacterized protein LOC126659795: MGNSENLATKLDAFMEQMATRQRALEEQMAELSISFRGKGNGSGKDKAEVQESETHGCSRSFGHKDKSESQSGGYMVPRYSKMEFPTYDGTNDPLGWLKRCEKFFINQRIAEGDKVGLAAFHLLGEAQLWFDQVEQEEAELNWGRFRECCHIRFGPPLSNNPLGELANLKHTGSVEDYQRQFQSLLARTSDLTPRQQVNLFTAGLKEELRIDIEFQQPGNLGIAMNLARALERKQRVSQGTLTSRANMSWPSTKPHNNEPAASVNRNSIVQGGGQIVKPGGSTNRGSSSAQFIKRLTRAEMAERRAKGLCYNCDESYKLGHRCKRLFWIEVPDDDNESDNDMEADLEISLNAISGTRNSPTMQLLEKISGVSVSVLVDSGSTHNFLREGLLPSLGLEVWKRPGLQVCVANGERVPSKGICKSVSIQVAYDNFYADFYTIPLEGFDVVFGVKWLCTLGPILWDFSSLTMKFTLNEKEVLWRGHPPIAEPRLCLMQKQNSATIIMDNLLDEFAELFMEPTGLPPSRESDHRIPLLPGKGPVLVRPYRYPHFQKDEIEKQCAQMLQQGIIQTSRSPFSSPVILVKKHDGSWRFCVDYRELNACTVKDKFPIPMVDELLDELHGAQYFTKLDLRAGFFQIRMAQSDVEKTTFRTHHGHFEFLIMPFGLTNAPSTFQSLMNKVFRSHLRKFVLVFFDDILIYSKTWVEHMQHVRIIFELLRSNMLFLKKSKCFFGEPQVTYLGHVIH; this comes from the coding sequence ATGGGTAACTCAGAAAATTTAGCTACCAAACTGGATGCTTTTATGGAACAGATGGCTACACGACAACGTGCATTAGAAGAGCAGATGGCAGAATTATCAATTTCCTTTCGGGGAAAAGGCAATGGGTCTGGAAAAGATAAGGCTGAAGTGCAAGAGAGCGAAACCCATGGCTGCAGCAGAAGTTTCGGACATAAAGACAAATCTGAATCGCAATCTGGAGGATATATGGTGCCTAGATACTCCAAGATGGAATTTCCTACTTATGATGGCACAAATGACCCTTTAGGATGGCTAAAAAGATGTGAGAAATTCTTCATCAACCAAAGGATTGCTGAAGGAGATAAGGTAGGCTTAGCTGCTTTCCATCTTTTGGGTGAGGCACAATTGTGGTTTGATCAAGTAGAACAAGAGGAGGCAGAACTGAATTGGGGTCGATTTAGGGAATGTTGCCACATTCGATTTGGACCACCATTGAGTAATAACCCTCTTGGTGAACTAGCAAATTTGAAACATACCGGATCAGTTGAAGACTATCAACGCCAATTTCAATCCTTATTGGCAAGGACTTCAGATCTAACACCACGTCAACAAGTGAATCTTTTTACAGCCGGATTGAAAGAAGAACTCAGAATTGATATTGAGTTTCAGCAACCAGGGAATCTCGGAATTGCCATGAATTTAGCTCGAGCATTAGAGCGTAAGCAAAGAGTTTCACAAGGAACTTTAACCTCACGAGCAAATATGAGCTGGCCCAGTACCAAACCCCATAATAATGAACCTGCTGCCTCTGTTAACAGGAATTCAATTGTTCAAGGTGGTGGACAAATTGTAAAACCAGGTGGGAGCACTAATAGGGGGAGCTCTTCCGCGCAATTTATTAAAAGACTGACACGAGCAGAAATGGCTGAACGAAGGGCCAAAGGACTATGTTATAATTGTGATGAATCCTACAAATTAGGACACAGATGCAAAAGGTTATTCTGGATTGAGGTTCCGGATGATGATAACGAATCAGACAACGACATGGAAGCAGATCTTGAGATATCTCTAAACGCCATTAGTGGAACCCGTAATTCTCCTACTATGCAGTTATTGGAAAAAATATCAGGTGTTTCCGTTTCAGTGCTAGTGGATTCAGGCAGCACCCATAACTTCCTACGTGAGGGTTTGCTTCCTAGTTTGGGACTTGAGGTGTGGAAAAGACCAGGGCTGCAAGTTTGTGTGGCAAATGGGGAGCGTGTACCAAGCAAGGGCATCTGTAAGTCGGTATCAATTCAGGTTGCATATGACAATTTTTATGCCGACTTTTATACTATTCCATTAGAGGGATTCGATGTGGTTTTCGGGGTGAAATGGCTATGCACCCTTGGACCGATTCTATGGGATTTCAGTTCATTAACTATGAAATTCACCCTAAACGAGAAAGAGGTCTTGTGGCGAGGACATCCTCCTATAGCAGAACCACGACTTTGTTTGATGCAAAAGCAGAATTCAGCCACCATAATCATGGATAATTTATTGGATGAATTTGCAGAATTATTTATGGAGCCTACAGGTTTACCCCCCAGTCGCGAGAGTGACCACCGCATACCTCTTTTACCTGGGAAAGGACCTGTCTTAGTACGACCTTATCGATATCCACATTTTCAGAAAGATGAGATTGAGAAACAGTGCGCGCAGATGCTACAACAAGGGATCATCCAAACGAGTAGATCTCCATTCTCTTCCCCAGTCATTTTAGTAAAGAAACATGATGGTTCATGGCGCTTTTGTGTAGATTATCGTGAACTCAATGCTTGCACTGTTAAGGATAAATTTCCAATACCAATGGTGGATGAGCTGTTAGATGAACTCCATGGGGCACAATATTTTACCAAGCTGGATTTACGAGCGGGTTTCTTCCAAATCAGAATGGCACAATCAGATGTGGAGAAAACAACATTTAGAACTCACCATGGACACTTTGAATTCCTGATCATGCCCTTTGGGCTTACTAATGCACCTTCAACCTTTCAGAGTTTGATGAACAAAGTTTTCCGATCTCATTTGCGTAAGTTTGTATTGGTCTTTTTTGacgatatattaatttatagcAAGACATGGGTTGAGCATATGCAACATGTACGAATAATTTTTGAACTCTTGCGCTCTAACATGTTGTTtttaaagaaatccaagtgtttcttcGGTGAGCCACAAGTTACCTATCTTGGGCATGTCATCCATTGA